One bacterium genomic window carries:
- a CDS encoding DUF362 domain-containing protein produces the protein MDDVERMTPTGHGERVAVFRDPELAYPSTPPFNPPIEYPEYPFKGKGALDETNHVYAAVRETLRLLGLDEAHYDQPNWNPLREIVTPGDRVVISPNFVMDYHINSETIFSIATHGSVIRAIADYVEVALRGEGRILFADAPQFNARFERLIQQTGLEQVAQFYRKSSRVETGLMDLRRVRSTIQHGLVVDREVVDTFETESVIVDLGMDSMFPELGETLSSLFGSDYDRRETCSHHNMTTNRYCLSKRVLESDVLIGVPKLKTHKKTGVTLSLKNFVGINTDKNFLPHYRVGDALEGGDEFPIERDRLLRIKTKLVRKAIDCLLARRGRAVAKIASGLLPILFPVKERGAHRSEQPQIDAFYRKFLHKSVRMGNWESNDTTWRMVLDIARAFFYAGVDGKMQDTKQRRFFAVIDGIIGGDANGPMASQPRREGVLVAGRDPVAVDFTAARIMGFEPMSLSTLARAMQEHRFRLGSAGNILLGTNWDDWTSGITPDKSLRFRAPDHWDSIVAWQRTH, from the coding sequence ATGGACGACGTGGAGAGAATGACGCCTACGGGGCACGGCGAACGTGTGGCGGTTTTCAGGGACCCGGAGCTTGCTTACCCATCGACCCCGCCTTTCAACCCGCCGATCGAGTATCCCGAGTATCCGTTCAAGGGCAAAGGTGCTCTGGATGAGACCAATCACGTCTATGCCGCCGTCCGCGAGACACTCCGCTTGCTTGGACTGGACGAGGCGCACTACGACCAGCCAAACTGGAACCCGTTGCGAGAGATCGTAACGCCCGGCGACCGGGTAGTCATCAGCCCAAACTTCGTCATGGACTACCACATCAACTCCGAAACGATCTTCTCGATCGCGACGCACGGCTCCGTCATCAGGGCGATAGCGGATTACGTCGAGGTAGCGCTTCGGGGCGAGGGCCGTATCCTGTTTGCTGACGCGCCTCAGTTCAACGCGCGGTTCGAGAGGCTCATCCAGCAAACCGGCCTCGAGCAAGTAGCCCAGTTCTACAGGAAGAGCTCGCGCGTCGAGACCGGCCTGATGGACCTGCGGCGAGTCAGGAGCACAATTCAGCACGGGCTCGTCGTCGATAGGGAGGTTGTCGATACGTTCGAGACCGAGAGCGTAATCGTTGACCTGGGCATGGACAGCATGTTCCCGGAGCTGGGAGAGACGCTCTCTAGTCTGTTTGGGTCGGATTATGACCGTCGCGAGACCTGCTCACATCATAACATGACCACCAACAGGTATTGCCTCTCGAAGAGAGTGCTGGAGAGTGATGTTCTGATCGGAGTGCCGAAGCTCAAGACCCATAAGAAAACCGGCGTAACGCTCAGCCTCAAGAACTTCGTAGGCATAAACACCGACAAGAACTTTCTGCCGCACTATCGCGTGGGTGATGCGCTGGAGGGAGGGGATGAGTTTCCGATCGAGAGGGACAGGCTTCTGCGGATAAAAACGAAGCTTGTCCGGAAGGCCATTGATTGCCTGCTGGCCAGAAGAGGTAGGGCAGTCGCCAAGATCGCCTCGGGGCTTTTGCCGATCCTGTTCCCCGTCAAGGAGCGGGGGGCGCACAGATCGGAACAGCCACAGATCGACGCCTTTTACAGGAAGTTCCTTCACAAGTCCGTGCGGATGGGCAATTGGGAGAGCAACGACACGACATGGCGGATGGTGCTCGACATAGCGCGCGCTTTTTTCTACGCCGGTGTTGATGGCAAGATGCAAGATACGAAGCAGCGGCGGTTCTTCGCGGTGATTGATGGAATTATTGGCGGAGACGCGAACGGCCCGATGGCCTCACAGCCACGCCGAGAGGGTGTTCTAGTGGCCGGCAGAGACCCGGTTGCAGTTGACTTCACAGCAGCCAGGATCATGGGCTTCGAGCCTATGAGCCTGAGCACTCTTGCCCGAGCTATGCAGGAGCACAGGTTCAGGTTAGGTAGCGCCGGCAACATCCTGCTTGGGACCAACTGGGATGACTGGACGAGCGGGATAACACCGGATAAGAGCCTCCGGTTTCGGGCGCCCGACCATTGGGACAGCATCGTGGCGTGGCAGCGGACACACTGA
- a CDS encoding O-antigen ligase family protein, whose translation MITAAFLACIILLAWFSAQHPASAIALGAFFFPFESYYQLGVTITSNELLILSIFSGLVVRFIRGNIDFRRILRVCLLFMPFCVWMFISSASAASTSNALKDILRWLSFFAVFTVSALSMESLNDLRKLIISLVAASVPASLYGIFQSVMGPPSAAFELEPHSRIDSLFCLTTGWHVRAHSFFNQANSFACYLVIILPLCIFLFARNRTALGKAAAAAALVLNLIALMLTFSRTSWPLALASLAALLYFGRAKGEAKPSGRRPLMLVLLAVLALALVAAVLFRGADFASLVSMDSGIQRVHLYRAGLSMIAERPVLGYGPGNYHLAMAHVQMGSGEERLKRAHLHNLYLQTALESGIVGLCAFLFFAVSVVWLLIRSLRSTQAADARYLAGAVCVSACAFFAYNMIDVFRYHGVHLIAGAIMGAGLAIRTLARSHEGSARS comes from the coding sequence GTGATCACGGCCGCTTTTCTTGCATGTATTATCCTGCTTGCGTGGTTCTCTGCGCAGCACCCTGCGTCAGCGATAGCGCTCGGGGCCTTTTTCTTCCCCTTCGAGAGCTATTATCAGCTTGGCGTTACCATCACGAGCAACGAGCTTCTGATACTATCTATCTTTTCAGGATTGGTCGTTCGATTCATAAGGGGCAATATAGACTTCAGGAGAATCCTCAGGGTCTGCCTGCTTTTCATGCCGTTTTGTGTGTGGATGTTTATCTCGAGCGCTTCTGCAGCTTCGACTTCAAATGCACTCAAGGATATCCTTCGTTGGCTCTCATTTTTTGCGGTTTTCACGGTTTCTGCCCTGTCCATGGAGAGCCTCAACGATCTTAGGAAGCTCATCATATCGCTTGTCGCGGCCAGCGTGCCAGCCTCGCTTTATGGCATCTTCCAGTCCGTCATGGGACCCCCCTCGGCCGCGTTTGAGCTCGAACCGCACTCCCGCATCGATTCGCTCTTCTGTCTAACGACTGGATGGCACGTCAGGGCGCACTCGTTCTTCAATCAGGCCAACTCGTTTGCGTGCTACCTCGTGATCATCCTGCCGCTCTGCATATTCCTATTTGCGCGAAACAGAACAGCATTAGGCAAGGCCGCTGCCGCTGCTGCCCTCGTGCTCAACCTCATCGCCCTGATGCTCACGTTCTCCCGCACATCGTGGCCGCTGGCCCTGGCGTCACTCGCTGCTCTTCTTTATTTCGGCAGAGCGAAAGGTGAGGCTAAACCCTCAGGCCGCCGGCCGCTAATGCTAGTCCTGCTTGCGGTGCTGGCGCTCGCCTTAGTCGCAGCTGTGCTCTTTCGAGGCGCGGACTTCGCCTCGCTCGTGTCGATGGACTCGGGCATTCAGCGAGTGCATCTCTACCGTGCAGGGCTGTCGATGATCGCAGAGCGGCCTGTCCTCGGCTATGGACCCGGCAACTACCACCTGGCGATGGCGCACGTCCAGATGGGCAGTGGCGAGGAGCGCCTCAAGCGAGCGCACCTGCACAATCTTTACTTACAGACAGCGCTGGAATCTGGGATAGTTGGCCTGTGCGCCTTCCTTTTCTTCGCCGTGTCGGTGGTCTGGCTTCTGATTCGCTCCTTGCGCAGCACCCAAGCTGCTGATGCGAGATACCTTGCCGGGGCGGTCTGCGTCTCGGCGTGCGCCTTCTTTGCCTACAATATGATCGATGTCTTTCGATACCACGGCGTGCATCTCATCGCGGGGGCGATCATGGGAGCGGGGCTCGCGATACGGACGCTGGCTAGGTCTCACGAAGGGTCAGCGAGGTCGTGA